In Candidatus Omnitrophota bacterium, a single window of DNA contains:
- a CDS encoding SET domain-containing protein produces MLRHSYITRKAEVRKSGISGKGVFAKELIKEGEIIAVWGGDIVTEEELAGLSKKNFRDIYHYATQIADGFYLVSDRKGRVLEDDDYFNHSCEPNAGIKGHLIMMAMKEIKPGEEITYDYAMTDAGLRYRFRCRCGRRNCRGIITSQDWKKQHLQKKYRNFFSWFVQEKIKKIRRR; encoded by the coding sequence ATGTTGCGCCATTCTTACATTACCAGAAAAGCAGAGGTTCGTAAGTCAGGCATCTCAGGAAAAGGTGTATTTGCTAAGGAGTTAATTAAAGAGGGAGAGATAATTGCTGTCTGGGGAGGGGATATTGTTACCGAAGAAGAACTGGCGGGGCTTTCTAAAAAGAATTTTAGAGATATTTATCACTATGCCACACAGATTGCTGACGGTTTTTATCTTGTTTCTGACCGCAAGGGGAGGGTACTCGAAGACGATGATTACTTCAATCACAGTTGTGAACCAAATGCGGGGATAAAAGGGCATTTAATCATGATGGCCATGAAGGAGATAAAACCAGGGGAAGAGATCACTTACGACTATGCCATGACCGATGCTGGTTTACGGTACCGTTTTAGGTGCCGCTGTGGCAGGAGAAATTGTCGGGGCATAATTACTTCCCAAGATTGGAAAAAACAGCATTTGCAGAAAAAATATCGGAATTTTTTTTCTTGGTTTGTGCAGGAGAAAATAAAAAAAATTA